The Leifsonia sp. ZF2019 DNA segment ATCACCGCCGACGAGCTGCGCTCCGCCGACGCGCTCTGGCTCGTCTCCAGCGTGCGCCAGGCCGCGCCGATCACCGCGCTCGACGACCGCGAGTACCCCGTCGACGCCGCGCTCGCCGCGGACCTGAACGCGTACCTCCTGTCGCGGACGGATTGAGGCCGCACCCACCGCGAGGGCTCCCCCGCTCGCGCGGTAGACCCCTCGTTACTCCCCGATTCGCGACGGTCGGCGCTGCCGTCTAGGCTGAACGCACCGTACCGGCGACGAGGCCGGTTCCACCGTCAGCGGAGGGAGGTCGTCCATGACCGAATACGTTCCCCGAAGTATCGAAGTGCTGCGCCAGCAGGCGCAGGACGAGCTCTCCGCGATCATCGAGCACCGCTGCCGGGCGGGCGAGGATCCCTGGCAGTTCATCCCCGACCTCCCGAGCGTCGATGAACAGGTCGTCATCTCTCTCCGGGCCGGTGCCATCGAAGCGTTCGATCTCGGCGAGCAGCAGTCGCGGGCGCATCATCCCGCCGCCGGTCGCGACGTGTTCACGCGCTTCGAGTACACCGTGCTCCGCCGCATCGCCCTGGAGCATCCCGAGCTGAGCGAAGCCGTCTGGGGCATGCTCGACAAGCTCGAGCGCGCATAGCGCCCCGCCGGCGTTTCCGGAGACGTCGCGCGACACGCCGCTGCGCTCGCCGTTGCTCCGGAGTTCGGGCGCCCGTGCAGAGAGACCTCCGGAATCGCCGCACGGTGGCGGGAGCCCGCAGGGCTCAGACGGCGAGCGCAGCCGGGTCGGTGACCGGGAGCCTGCAGACGAAGTCGTGGCAGAGGTACGCGGTGGGCAGGCCGCCGTGGGCGGTTCGGGCGGCGAAGAGCTCGAAGCCGTCGTCGGCGAAGGCCTCGGCCGCGGACTCGCCGACGATCGCGACCACCGGTGCCGGATGCGTCCGCACCGCGCGCAGCAGCCCGGCCGGGTCGGCCGGTCCGGAGGGGTGCGCGGTCGGGTCGTCCCCCGCGGGCAGCACCACGACGAGCTGGATCGCGTCGGCGGCCAGGCGCGACATCAGGCCGAGCGCGGCGCCGAACCCGCTCGGGGTGAGGACGGCCTGGCCCGCGACCAGCCGCATCCCCTCGCGTGCGGCGCGCTCGTAGCGGCGCTCGCCGGTGAGGAGGAAGAGCGTGTGCGCCGCGCCGGCGAGCGAGGACAGCCCGGACGGATACGCGCCCTCGGACGGATCCACCCGCACGGCGAGGCCGCTGGCAGCCAGCACCGGGTCTCCGCCGCCGGGTGCCTCGAACGGACAGGAGCCTCCCGCGGCCCCGCCGGCGTCGAGGCAGAGGTCGACGAGATCGCGCGCAGCATCCGCCCACGCCGGATCACCGGAGGCGAGGGACAGCTCGAGCAGCCCGTCCGCCAACGCCCCGTAGTCCTCCAGGGTGGCCTCCGCCGCCGAGATCCGCTCGCCGAGCGACACGCGCACCAGAGTGCCGTCGGCACGACGGTGACGCCCCAGCAGCAGCGAGGCAGCCTCCGTCGCGGCGACGATCCAGGCGGGACGGTTCAGGATGCGCGCCGCGCGGGCCAGCGCCCCGATGGCGAATCCGTTCCACCCGGTGAGCACCTTCGCGTCGACGGGCGGCGCCTCCAGCGAGCCCCGCTCCGCCGGGGACCGGCGGTAGTACTCGCCTTCGACACGGGCGCCGTCGATGGTGCTCTCCGAGTCCTGAGCAGACGCGAAACCGCCGCCCGGGCGGCGGAGCACTCCCAGCAGGAAGGCCGCGATCCCGTCGGCGGTGCGCTCCGCCCAGGGCTCGCCGGTCTGCAACCACGCGGTCGCGTAGGCGTCGAGCAGGAGGGCGTTGTCGTACAGCATCCGCTCGTAGTGGGGCTCGCCCCAGTCGCGACGCGTCGCGTACCGGAAGAAGCCGCCGTCGACCCGGTCGCGGAGCGGGGAGTCCGCCATCCTCTGCAGCGTGCGGTGAGCGAGCGGACGGCCCGCCGGCCGCTCGAGCAGGAAGCCGAGCACGGGCGCCACGGGGAACTTCGGCGCCGTGCCGAATCCGCCGTACCGGGCATCCTCCGCCTCGGTCAGCAGCGCGACGGCCGCGTCCAGCTCTCGGCCGTCCGGGAGATCATGGGCCGCGGTGGCCGCCGCCGAGGCCGCGGCGAGCGCGGCGACGACCCGGCCCGCGTCGGCCTCGACCTGGGCGCGACGCTGCTGCCACGCGTCCGCGACCGCGTCCAGCACCAGGCGGAACGAGGCCCGTCCGTCCACCGGGATCGGCGGGAAGTAGGTGCCGGCGAAGAACGCGCGGCCGGTCGGCGTCGCGAA contains these protein-coding regions:
- a CDS encoding thioredoxin domain-containing protein, which encodes MANRLRDAISPYLRAHADNPVDWWPWGPEALAEARRRDVPVLLSIGYATCHWCHVMARESFSDPALAAELNARFVAIKVDREEHPEVDAAYLSAASAFTENLGWPLTVFATPTGRAFFAGTYFPPIPVDGRASFRLVLDAVADAWQQRRAQVEADAGRVVAALAAASAAATAAHDLPDGRELDAAVALLTEAEDARYGGFGTAPKFPVAPVLGFLLERPAGRPLAHRTLQRMADSPLRDRVDGGFFRYATRRDWGEPHYERMLYDNALLLDAYATAWLQTGEPWAERTADGIAAFLLGVLRRPGGGFASAQDSESTIDGARVEGEYYRRSPAERGSLEAPPVDAKVLTGWNGFAIGALARAARILNRPAWIVAATEAASLLLGRHRRADGTLVRVSLGERISAAEATLEDYGALADGLLELSLASGDPAWADAARDLVDLCLDAGGAAGGSCPFEAPGGGDPVLAASGLAVRVDPSEGAYPSGLSSLAGAAHTLFLLTGERRYERAAREGMRLVAGQAVLTPSGFGAALGLMSRLAADAIQLVVVLPAGDDPTAHPSGPADPAGLLRAVRTHPAPVVAIVGESAAEAFADDGFELFAARTAHGGLPTAYLCHDFVCRLPVTDPAALAV